From one Nocardioides sp. Kera G14 genomic stretch:
- the meaB gene encoding methylmalonyl Co-A mutase-associated GTPase MeaB, giving the protein MRPDELVAAARGGSPRAVARLISLVEGDSPLLRDVMAELAPHTGHARIVGITGSPGVGKSTTTSALVTELRKRDQRVGVLAVDPSSPFSGGALLGDRIRMGDHATDAGVFIRSMASRGHLGGLAWTTPQAVRVLDAAGFDTVIIETVGVGQSEVEIAALADTTLVLLAPGMGDGIQAAKAGILEIGDLFVVNKADREGASNVSRDLRGMLSLAERREGAWQPEILKTVSQDGTGLDEVAAAIDRHHAWLAETGELGERRARRAREEVQAIALEMMRARWGDVGGAGELETLARAVAAGESDPYTAADRLIGPQ; this is encoded by the coding sequence GTGCGGCCTGACGAACTCGTAGCGGCCGCCCGGGGAGGTTCTCCCCGGGCGGTCGCTCGCCTTATCTCCCTCGTCGAGGGAGATTCACCGCTGCTCCGCGACGTGATGGCCGAGCTCGCGCCACACACCGGGCATGCCCGCATCGTGGGAATCACCGGGTCGCCGGGCGTCGGGAAGTCGACGACCACCAGCGCGCTGGTCACCGAGTTGCGCAAGCGGGACCAGCGGGTCGGCGTACTGGCGGTGGATCCCTCCTCGCCGTTCAGCGGGGGAGCGCTGCTCGGTGACCGGATCCGGATGGGCGACCATGCCACGGATGCCGGTGTCTTCATCCGCTCGATGGCCTCGCGTGGACATCTGGGCGGGCTGGCGTGGACCACGCCTCAGGCCGTCCGGGTCCTCGACGCCGCGGGCTTCGACACCGTGATCATCGAGACCGTGGGCGTCGGCCAGTCCGAGGTCGAGATCGCCGCCCTCGCCGACACCACCCTCGTCCTCCTGGCCCCCGGCATGGGCGACGGCATCCAGGCGGCGAAGGCCGGCATCCTCGAGATCGGCGACCTCTTCGTGGTCAACAAGGCCGACCGTGAGGGCGCCTCGAACGTCAGCCGGGACCTGCGCGGCATGCTCTCCCTCGCCGAGAGGCGCGAAGGCGCGTGGCAGCCCGAGATCCTCAAGACCGTCTCCCAGGACGGGACCGGCCTCGACGAGGTCGCTGCCGCGATCGACCGCCATCACGCGTGGCTCGCCGAGACGGGCGAGCTGGGGGAGCGACGGGCGCGACGGGCGCGTGAAGAGGTCCAGGCGATCGCGCTGGAGATGATGCGTGCGCGGTGGGGTGACGTCGGCGGTGCCGGCGAGCTCGAGACGCTCGCGCGGGCCGTGGCGGCGGGGGAGTCCGACCCCTACACCGCGGCCGACCGCCTCATCGGGCCTCAATAG
- a CDS encoding NUDIX domain-containing protein has translation MTDRPDPRDDEGVRSYLNSVLPRKRAIGQMLIRAEGDEPRVLLCQLTYKRDWDLPGGVVEVNESPALAVMREVEEELALTIPTSELLLTDWLPPWSGWDDAVCLVFDGGVHEAALVDRVVRQAREIKSVAFCTLDEIDERAKDFTARRIRAALARVDGEGAVYTESGRPL, from the coding sequence GTGACCGATCGGCCCGACCCGCGCGACGACGAGGGTGTCCGCTCCTATCTCAACTCGGTGCTGCCGCGGAAGCGTGCCATCGGACAGATGCTCATCCGCGCCGAGGGCGACGAGCCGCGCGTGCTGCTCTGCCAGCTCACCTACAAGCGCGACTGGGACCTTCCCGGTGGCGTCGTCGAGGTCAACGAGTCCCCCGCCCTCGCCGTGATGCGTGAGGTCGAGGAGGAGCTCGCCCTCACGATCCCGACGAGCGAACTGCTGCTCACCGACTGGCTGCCTCCGTGGAGCGGTTGGGACGACGCGGTCTGCCTCGTCTTCGACGGCGGCGTGCACGAGGCGGCGCTGGTCGACCGGGTGGTGCGGCAGGCGCGCGAGATCAAGTCGGTGGCCTTCTGCACGCTCGACGAGATCGACGAGCGGGCCAAGGACTTCACCGCTCGCCGGATCCGCGCGGCCCTCGCCCGGGTCGACGGCGAGGGAGCGGTCTACACCGAGTCCGGCCGCCCCCTCTGA
- the glgB gene encoding 1,4-alpha-glucan branching protein GlgB, which produces MNSTHTDLWRRQGAHVLRDAAGHLVGTRFTVWAPHARDVQVKGDFNDWDGGRNPLTRGDDGVWTTVIDGVAAGARYKFAIHGSNGHWSDRADPLARRAEVAPASASIVEESHYTWDDGPWLARRSTWQAHAQPFSTYEVHLASWRRGRCYRDLADDLTAYVVEMGFTHVELMPVMQHPFGGSWGYHVTGYYAPDSRLGSPDDFRYLVDKLHQAGIGIILDWVPGHFATDDWALGRFDGQALYEHPDPQRGFHPEWGSWIFDFGRPEVRDFLISNALYWAEEFHVDGLRVDGVASMLYLDYSRNDGEWKPNIHGGHEHLEAVQFLQELNEIAYGRVPGIVLIAEESTAWPGVTRATEHGGLGFGFKWNMGWMHDTLEYMQREPVHRPWHQHDLALPLTYAWSENFVLPLSHDEVVHGKGSLLTKMPGSREQQFAGLRAYLAFQWAHPGKQLLFMGCEIGQVAEWAESGEINWWLLDPASSGDAAGHSGVQALVRDLNRVYRDCPALWSLDNQPDGFRWIDADDRDHSTFCFLRQGGGAELVAILNLSDQQVRRSFDLPEGSWRAVLNTDGSAYGGHDRGPSLPVTAADTFDLPPLTMLWLRRVSA; this is translated from the coding sequence ATGAACTCCACCCACACCGACCTCTGGCGCCGGCAGGGCGCCCACGTGCTGCGCGACGCTGCCGGCCACCTCGTCGGCACCCGCTTCACCGTCTGGGCTCCGCATGCGCGCGACGTGCAGGTGAAGGGCGACTTCAACGACTGGGACGGCGGTCGCAACCCACTCACCCGCGGCGACGACGGCGTGTGGACCACCGTCATCGACGGAGTCGCGGCCGGCGCGCGCTACAAGTTCGCGATCCACGGCTCGAACGGACACTGGAGCGATCGGGCGGACCCGCTCGCCCGGCGCGCCGAGGTCGCCCCCGCCTCGGCGTCGATCGTGGAGGAGTCCCACTACACGTGGGACGACGGCCCGTGGTTGGCCCGACGGAGCACCTGGCAGGCGCATGCTCAGCCGTTCTCGACGTACGAGGTCCATCTGGCCTCCTGGCGTCGCGGCCGCTGCTACCGCGACCTCGCCGACGACCTCACCGCGTACGTCGTGGAGATGGGCTTCACCCACGTCGAGCTGATGCCCGTCATGCAGCATCCGTTCGGCGGCTCGTGGGGCTATCACGTCACGGGCTACTACGCGCCGGACTCACGGCTCGGCTCACCCGACGACTTCCGCTATCTCGTGGACAAGCTGCACCAGGCCGGCATCGGCATCATCCTCGACTGGGTGCCCGGCCACTTCGCGACCGATGACTGGGCGTTGGGTCGCTTCGACGGACAGGCGCTCTACGAGCACCCGGATCCCCAGCGCGGATTCCATCCCGAATGGGGCTCGTGGATCTTCGACTTCGGCCGGCCGGAGGTGCGTGACTTCCTCATCTCGAACGCACTCTACTGGGCCGAGGAGTTCCACGTCGACGGGCTCCGCGTCGACGGTGTCGCGTCGATGCTCTACCTCGACTACTCCCGCAATGACGGCGAGTGGAAACCCAACATCCATGGGGGTCATGAGCATCTCGAGGCGGTGCAGTTCCTGCAGGAGCTCAACGAGATCGCCTACGGACGCGTGCCCGGCATCGTCCTGATCGCCGAGGAGTCGACCGCCTGGCCGGGCGTCACGCGGGCGACCGAGCACGGCGGTCTGGGCTTCGGCTTCAAGTGGAACATGGGCTGGATGCACGACACGCTCGAGTACATGCAACGGGAGCCCGTCCACCGGCCCTGGCACCAACACGACCTCGCCCTTCCCCTGACCTACGCGTGGTCCGAGAACTTCGTGCTGCCCCTCAGTCACGACGAGGTCGTGCACGGCAAGGGCTCGTTGTTGACCAAGATGCCCGGCTCACGCGAGCAGCAGTTCGCCGGTCTGCGCGCCTATCTGGCCTTCCAGTGGGCCCATCCCGGCAAGCAGCTCCTCTTCATGGGTTGTGAGATCGGCCAGGTGGCCGAGTGGGCCGAGTCCGGGGAGATCAACTGGTGGCTGCTCGATCCGGCGTCGTCCGGCGACGCCGCCGGGCATTCCGGCGTCCAGGCCCTCGTGCGTGACCTCAACCGGGTCTACCGCGACTGCCCCGCACTGTGGTCGCTCGACAACCAACCCGACGGCTTCCGCTGGATCGACGCCGACGACAGGGACCACTCCACCTTCTGCTTCCTACGCCAGGGCGGCGGCGCGGAGCTGGTCGCCATCCTCAACCTCTCCGACCAGCAGGTGCGGCGCTCCTTCGACCTGCCGGAGGGCAGTTGGCGGGCCGTGCTGAACACCGACGGGTCGGCGTACGGCGGCCACGACCGCGGCCCGAGCCTGCCGGTCACCGCGGCCGACACCTTCGACCTGCCCCCGCTGACGATGCTCTGGCTGCGTAGGGTGAGTGCGTGA
- a CDS encoding co-chaperone YbbN — MTHGAFDLSGLKRPTPAPAAPPAGGAAGGTPTTGAYTVPVSDEAGFQAVVEASMTAPVVMVFTSPSRMPASADYGRDVASVVEGYDGRFLAALVDADQAPALASALQVQQVPTTYVLLDGRPAMQPIPGVVSTEELQALFQQLGQQLTMQGITARHQPRHAAAEDGEEGADPRYAAAEEALVSGDIDSAVAEYQKLVDGNPADTEAARGLAMAKVLQRTQGVDAAAARAAAENADDLHAQIMAADLDLLDGRVEEAFARLVDTVARTAGDERTKAREHLISLFEAVGNDDQRVLTARRNLASALF, encoded by the coding sequence ATGACGCACGGCGCCTTCGACCTCTCCGGACTCAAGCGACCCACTCCCGCCCCGGCAGCGCCTCCCGCGGGCGGAGCGGCAGGCGGTACGCCGACCACCGGCGCCTACACCGTCCCCGTCTCCGACGAGGCGGGATTCCAGGCTGTCGTCGAGGCGTCGATGACGGCGCCGGTCGTGATGGTCTTCACCTCTCCGTCGCGGATGCCGGCGAGCGCCGACTACGGCCGCGACGTGGCCTCGGTCGTCGAAGGCTATGACGGCCGTTTCCTCGCGGCGCTCGTCGATGCCGATCAGGCGCCGGCGCTCGCGAGTGCCCTGCAGGTGCAGCAGGTGCCGACGACGTACGTCCTGCTCGACGGGCGCCCGGCGATGCAGCCGATTCCCGGGGTGGTCAGCACCGAGGAGCTGCAGGCGCTCTTCCAGCAGTTGGGTCAGCAGCTGACCATGCAGGGCATCACCGCGCGCCACCAGCCCCGCCATGCCGCGGCCGAGGACGGCGAGGAGGGCGCCGACCCGCGTTATGCCGCCGCCGAGGAGGCACTCGTGTCCGGCGACATCGACTCTGCCGTGGCGGAGTACCAGAAGCTCGTCGACGGCAACCCCGCCGACACCGAGGCCGCCCGTGGCCTGGCCATGGCGAAGGTGCTGCAGCGCACCCAGGGCGTCGACGCTGCTGCCGCCCGCGCTGCTGCGGAGAACGCCGACGATCTCCACGCCCAGATCATGGCCGCCGACCTCGACCTGCTCGACGGGCGGGTCGAGGAGGCCTTCGCCCGGCTCGTCGACACGGTCGCACGGACCGCGGGGGATGAGCGCACCAAGGCACGTGAGCACCTGATCTCGCTCTTCGAGGCCGTGGGCAACGACGACCAGCGGGTTCTCACCGCCCGCCGCAACCTCGCCTCCGCGCTCTTCTGA
- the glgX gene encoding glycogen debranching protein GlgX, whose amino-acid sequence MELWTRLGETRSVWRGRNWPLGATWEPESTNFAVYAPRARAMWVCLFEEGPDGTDVETRYQLVEQSLGIWHGALPDLRPGQRYGFRADGEWAPEKGLRFNINKLLLDPYGLATSGTIQNEQALYGYRWDDPDEPDLEDSAPTTARSVVVDPTFDWEGETPIQRRWRDTVIYEMHVKGFTKLHPQVPEELRGTYAGLASPAVVDYLKELGVTAVELLPVHQFFSEPSLLDRGLVNYWGYNTVSYFAPDASYSSSGDRGQQVTEFKSMVKELHRAGIEVILDVVYNHTAEAGPKGPTLSFRGLDDCGFYKRVPPGPQGEYDDTYWDVTGCGNTVNTWDDLALRLILDSLRYWVTEMHVDGFRFDLMSALTRTGTDIDFHCALLIAIGQDPILRHVKLIAEPWDTSQDGYLVGRMPPPWVEWNDQFRDTIRDFWRGHAHGVRDVATRLAGSSDLYADDGRSAYNSVNFITAHDGFTLRDLVSYDGKHNEANGEDNTDGTDNNRSWNHGAEGETDDPGIDAMRRKDAANMMLMLLLSNGVPMITAGDERGRTQQGNNNAYCQDNAISWVDWTVEAAWLDLFEITKAAIKLRRDHPALRQRHWFAGSPTIVGGPKDLAWLHPAGREMNDSDWADPSLLTVGTFVSGGPLRSSDRHGHQILDDSFVLWFNGADTPVEVTLPVQQWVLSGDVALSTCDTVRLGMPVKAGDTLTLGPRTLVVIRGS is encoded by the coding sequence GTGGAACTCTGGACACGACTCGGCGAGACACGTTCCGTCTGGCGCGGACGCAACTGGCCGCTCGGCGCGACGTGGGAGCCGGAGTCGACCAACTTCGCCGTCTACGCCCCGCGTGCTCGAGCCATGTGGGTCTGCCTCTTCGAGGAGGGGCCGGACGGAACCGACGTCGAGACGCGCTACCAATTGGTCGAGCAGTCCCTCGGCATCTGGCACGGCGCGCTCCCCGATCTCCGGCCCGGTCAGCGCTATGGCTTCCGGGCCGACGGCGAGTGGGCACCCGAGAAGGGCCTGCGTTTCAACATCAACAAGCTCCTCCTCGACCCCTACGGTCTCGCGACCAGCGGCACCATCCAGAACGAGCAGGCCCTCTACGGGTACCGCTGGGATGACCCGGACGAACCCGACCTCGAGGACTCCGCGCCGACCACCGCCCGCAGCGTCGTCGTCGATCCGACCTTCGACTGGGAGGGTGAGACCCCCATCCAGCGCCGCTGGCGCGACACCGTCATCTACGAGATGCACGTGAAGGGCTTCACCAAGCTCCACCCCCAGGTCCCCGAGGAGCTGCGTGGCACGTACGCCGGGCTCGCCTCCCCCGCTGTTGTGGACTACCTCAAGGAGCTGGGCGTCACCGCCGTCGAGCTGCTGCCAGTGCACCAGTTCTTCTCCGAGCCCTCCCTGCTCGACCGCGGCCTCGTCAACTACTGGGGCTACAACACCGTCTCCTACTTCGCCCCCGATGCGTCCTACAGCTCCTCGGGCGATCGCGGGCAGCAGGTCACCGAGTTCAAGTCGATGGTCAAGGAGCTGCACCGCGCAGGCATCGAGGTGATCCTCGACGTCGTCTACAACCACACGGCGGAGGCCGGCCCCAAGGGCCCGACGCTCTCCTTCCGCGGCCTCGACGACTGCGGTTTCTACAAGCGCGTCCCGCCCGGCCCCCAGGGCGAGTACGACGACACCTACTGGGACGTCACCGGCTGCGGCAACACCGTCAACACGTGGGACGACCTCGCGCTCCGTCTCATCCTCGACTCGCTGCGCTACTGGGTCACCGAGATGCACGTCGACGGCTTCCGCTTCGACCTGATGAGCGCGCTCACCCGCACCGGCACCGACATCGACTTCCACTGTGCACTGCTGATCGCGATCGGTCAGGACCCGATCCTGCGCCACGTGAAGCTCATCGCCGAGCCGTGGGACACCAGCCAGGACGGTTACCTCGTCGGCCGGATGCCGCCGCCGTGGGTGGAGTGGAACGACCAGTTCCGCGACACCATCCGCGACTTCTGGCGCGGCCACGCCCACGGCGTGCGGGACGTGGCGACCCGCCTCGCGGGCTCCAGCGACCTCTACGCGGACGACGGGCGGTCGGCGTACAACTCCGTCAACTTCATCACCGCGCACGACGGCTTCACGCTGCGCGACCTCGTCTCCTACGACGGCAAGCACAACGAGGCCAACGGCGAGGACAACACGGACGGCACGGACAACAACCGGTCCTGGAACCACGGCGCCGAAGGCGAGACCGACGATCCCGGGATCGATGCGATGCGCCGCAAGGACGCAGCGAACATGATGCTGATGCTGCTGCTCTCCAACGGCGTCCCCATGATCACCGCCGGCGACGAGCGGGGCCGCACGCAGCAGGGCAACAACAACGCCTACTGCCAGGACAATGCGATCAGCTGGGTGGACTGGACGGTCGAGGCCGCCTGGCTCGACCTCTTCGAGATCACCAAGGCAGCGATCAAGCTGCGCCGTGACCACCCCGCGCTGCGGCAGCGGCACTGGTTCGCGGGCTCGCCCACGATCGTGGGGGGCCCGAAGGACCTCGCCTGGCTGCACCCGGCCGGGCGCGAGATGAACGACAGCGACTGGGCGGACCCGTCGCTGCTCACGGTCGGCACGTTCGTCTCGGGCGGGCCGCTGCGCTCGTCGGACCGGCACGGTCACCAGATCCTCGACGACTCCTTCGTGCTGTGGTTCAACGGCGCCGACACGCCCGTCGAGGTCACACTGCCGGTCCAGCAGTGGGTGCTCTCCGGCGACGTCGCCCTCTCCACCTGCGACACCGTTCGCCTCGGCATGCCGGTGAAGGCCGGTGACACGCTCACCCTCGGCCCGCGCACGCTGGTCGTCATCCGAGGATCGTGA
- a CDS encoding electron transfer flavoprotein subunit alpha/FixB family protein, whose protein sequence is MSEVLVLVDAQPDSSGAVSVKKPTLELLTLAKRLGEPSAVFIGAPGEADAVAGVVKGYGAEKVYVVDDAQIKGYLVAPKAEALAQLAASVSPAAILLPSNAETKEIAARLAIKIDSGLILDAVDVQAAEGTAVATQSVFAGNFTLEGKVTKGTPIITVKPNSAAPEEVAGAGAVTPFEVTISDAAKTAQIVATQPRQATGRPELTEAAIIVSGGRGTGGNFEPVENLADVLGAAVGASRAAVDSGWKPHSFQVGQTGKTVSPQLYMANGISGAIQHRAGMQTSKTIVAVNKDEEAPIFELVDFGVVGDLHNVLPALTEEIKTRKG, encoded by the coding sequence ATGTCTGAAGTTCTCGTTCTCGTCGACGCCCAGCCGGACTCCTCCGGAGCCGTCTCCGTGAAGAAGCCGACCCTGGAGCTCCTCACCCTCGCCAAGCGCCTGGGTGAGCCGTCTGCCGTCTTCATCGGTGCCCCCGGTGAGGCCGACGCCGTCGCCGGTGTCGTCAAGGGCTACGGCGCCGAGAAGGTGTACGTCGTCGACGACGCGCAGATCAAGGGCTATCTCGTCGCGCCCAAGGCCGAGGCCCTCGCGCAGCTCGCCGCGTCGGTCTCTCCTGCCGCGATCCTGCTGCCCTCCAACGCCGAGACGAAGGAGATCGCGGCCCGGCTCGCGATCAAGATCGACTCCGGCCTGATCCTCGACGCCGTCGACGTACAGGCCGCTGAGGGCACCGCAGTCGCAACCCAGTCCGTGTTCGCCGGCAACTTCACCCTCGAGGGCAAGGTCACCAAGGGCACGCCGATCATCACGGTCAAGCCGAACTCGGCCGCCCCCGAGGAGGTCGCCGGTGCTGGTGCCGTGACGCCGTTCGAGGTCACCATCTCCGACGCCGCCAAGACCGCGCAGATCGTCGCGACGCAGCCGCGTCAGGCGACCGGTCGTCCCGAGCTCACCGAGGCCGCGATCATCGTGTCCGGTGGTCGCGGTACGGGCGGCAACTTCGAGCCGGTCGAGAACCTCGCCGACGTGCTGGGTGCCGCGGTCGGTGCCTCGCGTGCCGCGGTCGACTCGGGCTGGAAGCCGCACTCGTTCCAGGTCGGCCAGACCGGCAAGACCGTCTCCCCGCAGCTCTACATGGCCAACGGCATCTCCGGTGCGATCCAGCACCGCGCCGGCATGCAGACCTCGAAGACGATTGTGGCGGTCAACAAGGACGAGGAGGCCCCGATCTTCGAGCTCGTCGACTTCGGCGTCGTGGGCGACCTGCACAACGTCCTCCCCGCCCTGACCGAGGAGATCAAGACCCGCAAGGGCTGA
- a CDS encoding electron transfer flavoprotein subunit beta/FixA family protein — translation MNIVVLVKYVPDATADRRFESDNTVDRVGVDGLLSELDEYAVEQALQIKEKRDGEEIEVTALTVGPAEAEAAVRKALQMGADKGVHVVDDAIAGSDAIATSLVLAKAIEKLGAEKKVDLVVTGLASTDASLSVIPAMLAERLGLPQVTLASVVETQGDQVRIKRDTDNATEVIGGQLPLVLSVTDQSGEARYPSFKGIMAAKKKPLETWGLGDLGVEAGSVGLGAAYTAVETVTARPPRTAGEIVKDEDGSGAKALAGFLASKKFI, via the coding sequence ATGAACATTGTGGTGCTCGTGAAGTACGTGCCCGACGCGACGGCGGACCGCCGGTTCGAGTCGGACAACACTGTCGACCGCGTTGGCGTCGATGGTCTTCTGTCCGAGCTCGACGAGTACGCCGTCGAGCAGGCCCTCCAGATCAAGGAGAAGCGTGACGGCGAGGAGATCGAGGTCACCGCGCTGACCGTCGGTCCCGCCGAAGCCGAGGCCGCTGTCCGCAAGGCTCTCCAGATGGGCGCCGACAAGGGTGTGCACGTCGTGGACGACGCCATCGCCGGCTCGGACGCGATCGCCACCTCCCTCGTGCTCGCCAAGGCGATCGAGAAGCTGGGCGCCGAGAAGAAGGTCGACCTCGTCGTCACCGGCCTGGCCTCGACCGACGCCAGCCTGTCGGTCATCCCGGCGATGCTCGCCGAGCGTCTGGGCCTGCCGCAGGTCACGCTCGCCTCCGTCGTGGAGACGCAGGGCGACCAGGTCCGGATCAAGCGCGACACCGACAACGCCACCGAGGTCATCGGTGGTCAGCTCCCGCTCGTCCTCTCGGTCACCGACCAGTCGGGCGAGGCGCGTTACCCGTCCTTCAAGGGCATCATGGCCGCGAAGAAGAAGCCGCTGGAGACCTGGGGTCTGGGTGACCTCGGTGTCGAGGCCGGCTCGGTCGGCCTGGGTGCGGCCTACACCGCCGTCGAGACCGTGACGGCCCGCCCGCCGCGGACCGCCGGCGAGATCGTCAAGGACGAGGACGGCTCGGGCGCCAAGGCGCTCGCCGGATTCCTCGCCTCCAAGAAGTTCATCTGA
- a CDS encoding maltotransferase domain-containing protein, which translates to MATLGRIPIVDVHPVLEYGSPKAAVGEPFPVRATVFREGHDLFGAEVVLISPTGVRQPPVRMVEIVPGTDRHEAWVTAGEPGAWSFEIQAWSDPIGTWLHDAPIKIAAGVDVDLMHLEGERLLERVRAEGFVPDVGDTLMDSLAVAACTHPLRDLLTVVGPLPTYVDRRRALTGSWYEFFPRSEGGFVGATKRLDAIAAMGFDVVYLPPIHPIGEVNRKGPNNMVLPVGEPAPADWVGSPWAIGSKHGGHDAIEPSLGTLDDFDAFVARASELGLEIALDLALQAAPDHPWVTSNPEWFTTRADGTIAYAENPPKKYQDIYPINFDNDPDGIRAEVLRIVRFWMDRGVRIFRVDNPHTKPVDFWQWLLAQVRETDPDVIFLAEAFTRPAMMRTLGEVGFHQSYTYFTWRTGRAEIEDYLTEVSSRTDHMMRPAFWTNTPDILHAYLQEGGHAAFRIRAALAALSSPTWGVYSGYELCEHVPRPGAEEYIDSEKYQLVKRDWARAEAKGRSLAPWLTRLNELRRAHPALQLLRNLRIVPVEGDEIVAFTKTTPGEDGEILIVVVALNPTGPVESMVHLDLAALGLPPRFTVRDELSGATWEWGADNYVRLDPVAGQVAHVLVATR; encoded by the coding sequence ATGGCGACTCTTGGCCGGATCCCGATCGTGGACGTCCACCCCGTGCTCGAGTACGGCTCGCCGAAGGCGGCGGTCGGTGAGCCGTTCCCGGTGCGCGCGACCGTCTTCCGCGAGGGACACGACCTGTTCGGCGCCGAGGTCGTCCTGATCTCCCCCACCGGAGTGCGACAGCCTCCGGTGCGGATGGTCGAGATCGTGCCCGGCACGGATCGTCATGAGGCGTGGGTCACCGCCGGTGAGCCCGGTGCCTGGAGTTTCGAGATCCAGGCGTGGTCCGACCCGATCGGAACGTGGTTGCACGACGCGCCGATCAAGATCGCCGCCGGGGTCGACGTCGACCTCATGCACCTCGAGGGCGAGCGACTGTTGGAGCGCGTGCGCGCCGAGGGCTTCGTCCCCGACGTCGGTGACACGTTGATGGATTCACTCGCCGTCGCAGCCTGCACCCATCCCCTGAGGGACCTGCTCACCGTGGTCGGCCCGCTCCCGACGTACGTCGACAGGCGCCGGGCACTCACGGGGAGCTGGTACGAGTTCTTCCCGCGGTCCGAGGGCGGCTTCGTCGGTGCCACGAAGCGACTCGACGCGATCGCCGCGATGGGATTCGACGTGGTCTACCTGCCGCCGATCCACCCGATCGGCGAGGTCAACCGGAAGGGGCCGAACAACATGGTCCTGCCCGTCGGCGAACCGGCGCCGGCGGACTGGGTCGGCAGCCCGTGGGCGATCGGCTCCAAGCACGGTGGGCACGACGCGATCGAGCCGTCGCTCGGCACACTCGACGACTTCGACGCGTTCGTCGCGCGTGCCTCCGAGCTGGGCCTGGAGATCGCGCTGGACCTCGCACTGCAGGCCGCGCCGGACCACCCGTGGGTGACGTCCAACCCGGAGTGGTTCACCACGCGTGCCGACGGCACGATCGCGTATGCGGAGAACCCGCCGAAGAAGTACCAGGACATCTACCCGATCAACTTCGACAACGATCCCGACGGCATCCGCGCCGAGGTGCTGCGCATCGTGCGGTTCTGGATGGACCGCGGCGTGCGGATCTTCCGCGTCGACAACCCGCACACCAAGCCGGTCGACTTCTGGCAGTGGCTCCTGGCGCAGGTCCGCGAAACGGACCCCGACGTGATCTTCCTGGCCGAAGCGTTCACGCGCCCGGCGATGATGCGCACGCTGGGAGAGGTGGGATTCCACCAGTCCTACACCTACTTCACGTGGCGCACGGGTCGCGCCGAGATCGAGGACTACCTCACCGAGGTGAGCAGTCGGACCGACCACATGATGCGGCCTGCCTTCTGGACGAACACGCCGGACATCCTCCACGCCTACCTCCAGGAGGGAGGCCATGCGGCGTTCCGGATCCGCGCGGCACTCGCCGCCCTGTCCAGCCCGACCTGGGGCGTCTACAGCGGTTACGAGCTCTGCGAGCACGTGCCGCGTCCCGGTGCCGAGGAGTACATCGACTCCGAGAAGTACCAGCTCGTGAAGCGCGACTGGGCGCGGGCGGAGGCCAAGGGCAGGTCGCTCGCCCCCTGGCTGACCCGCCTCAACGAACTGCGTCGCGCCCATCCCGCGCTGCAGCTGCTGCGCAACCTGCGCATCGTCCCTGTGGAGGGTGACGAGATCGTCGCCTTCACCAAGACGACGCCGGGCGAGGACGGCGAGATCCTCATCGTCGTCGTGGCCCTCAACCCGACAGGCCCGGTCGAGAGCATGGTCCACCTCGACCTCGCCGCCCTCGGCCTGCCCCCGCGCTTCACCGTCCGCGACGAACTCAGCGGCGCGACATGGGAGTGGGGTGCCGACAACTACGTCCGGCTCGACCCGGTGGCGGGCCAGGTCGCCCACGTTCTCGTGGCGACGCGATGA